The genomic window CTGTTTGGGCAATATTTGCCGGTCCCCTACCGCCGAGGGAATCATGCTTGAACTCGTCCGCAACGAAGGACTCGCTGACTCTATCTCTATCGACAGCGCGGGTACCGAATCTTGGCATGCCGGCAAGGGAGCAGACTCAAGAAGTCAGGCCACTGCGAACAACCGCGGAGTCCAACTGCCAAGTCGTTCCCGACAATTTAAAGAAGCCGACTTTTCAAAGTTTGACTATGTGATTGCCATGGATGCATCGAACTTATCAAACCTTGCTGCCATCGCCCCCGGTTCGGTCGCTCCAAAGAATCTTTCAATGCTTCGCGAGTACGACCCAGCTAACCCTGGTACTCTCGATGTCCCAGATCCTTACTATGGTGGGCCAAATGGATTCGAAACGGTTTACGACTTATGCGAAACGGCTTGCCGAGGCTTATTGACGCATATCCGAAGCGAGCATGGCTTAACCTAATGCACACGCAAACACGGCTCACCATTGAGAATCATCTTGAAGCTAGCTTTGAGAGCCTTTGCAGTGTGACTGGCGGTGATATCAATCAGGCCTTTAAAGCCGAGCTTTCCGATGGAAGAACCGTTTTTATCAAAACGAACCCGTCTGCTCCGAGTGATTTTTTCAAGACCGAGGCCCAAGGCCTACAATGGCTCCGTAAGCCGAAGGTTTTAGAGGTTCCAGAGGTTCTCGGTCAGAGTTCCGAGGACCAGCCGGCTTTTCTAATTCTTGAATGGCTTCCTTCCGAGGCGCCTTCACCCGACTTTCATCAAGTATTCGGTCGCGGGCTAGCCCTGATTCATAAAAGCCATCCGATGCAATTTGGTTTGGAGCATGACAATTACATAGGCACACTTCAGCAAGCCAATAAGCCCGAGAAGAGCTGGAGCGA from Deltaproteobacteria bacterium includes these protein-coding regions:
- a CDS encoding phosphotransferase, whose product is MHTQTRLTIENHLEASFESLCSVTGGDINQAFKAELSDGRTVFIKTNPSAPSDFFKTEAQGLQWLRKPKVLEVPEVLGQSSEDQPAFLILEWLPSEAPSPDFHQVFGRGLALIHKSHPMQFGLEHDNYIGTLQQANKPEKSWS
- a CDS encoding low molecular weight phosphotyrosine protein phosphatase, producing the protein MIHVCFVCLGNICRSPTAEGIMLELVRNEGLADSISIDSAGTESWHAGKGADSRSQATANNRGVQLPSRSRQFKEADFSKFDYVIAMDASNLSNLAAIAPGSVAPKNLSMLREYDPANPGTLDVPDPYYGGPNGFETVYDLCETACRGLLTHIRSEHGLT